The Arachis hypogaea cultivar Tifrunner chromosome 19, arahy.Tifrunner.gnm2.J5K5, whole genome shotgun sequence genome has a window encoding:
- the LOC112775284 gene encoding cysteine-rich receptor-like protein kinase 25 isoform X2, translating to MASFNVLFFVLISILNFSSITTKAEDTHFLYQVCSKYRFTPINTTYQNNLRTLLSSLSSKATHNTEFYNNTVTGKTPADTVYGLYMCRGDIPSELCGECVGNASQRLSTNTECSLSIAAVMWYDECMVRYSNTSFFSRVTVAPGYPGYALSSPTNMTDQQSFNRLLYRTLNQTADEAANAPIGAKKFATKEAAISIFQNLYCLAQCTPDLSPEDCRSCLDGLINSNLPECCAGKQGGRILYPNCNIRFEIYPFYRSLQPAPSPAPSSNSRVGGEGAILEGLQFDFSIIEASTNNFSHQNMIGKGGFGEVYKGTLPDGRHVAIKRLSTSSKQGVVEFKNEILLIAKLQHRNLVSFMGFCIEEQEKILLYEYVPNGSLDCFLFDGGQQQKLSWDQRYKIIGGTALGILYLHEYSRLKVIHRDLKPSNILLDKNMNAKISDFGMARIVDIDQDRGETNRIVGTYGYMSPEYAMLGQFSEKSDVFSFGVIILEIVTGQKNANSYTSNRVAESLLNYVWKQWRNGTPLSILDPKIKEDYNQVEVIKCIQIGLLCVQENPNSRPTMGTIVSYLNNHSLDLPSPQEPAFFLHGGFMDPKTVAQESSSSHQSGKSSTTFSINEMSISKFHPR from the exons atggcttccttcaatgtaTTATTCTTCGTCCTTATTAGCATCCTCAACTTTTCATCAATTACTACAAAAGCAGAGGACACTCATTTTCTCTACCAGGTTTGCTCAAAATACAGATTCACTCCGATCAACACCACCTACCAAAACAACCTCAGGACCCTCCTCTCTTCCTTATCCTCCAAGGCCACCCACAACACCGAATTCTACAACAACACCGTCACCGGAAAAACCCCCGCCGACACAGTCTATGGACTATACATGTGCAGAGGAGACATACCCTCTGAGCTATGCGGCGAGTGCGTGGGAAACGCAAGTCAAAGACTTTCAACAAACACAGAGTGTTCACTCTCCATAGCGGCAGTTATGTGGTACGACGAGTGCATGGTAAGGTACTCAAACACGTCGTTCTTCTCGCGCGTGACGGTGGCGCCTGGCTACCCTGGCTACGCGTTGTCCAGCCCCACCAACATGACAGACCAACAAAGCTTCAACCGTTTATTGTATCGAACCTTGAATCAAACTGCGGACGAAGCGGCCAACGCGCCCATCGGTGCAAAGAAGTTCGCTACAAAGGAAGCTGCGATATCCATATTCCAGAATCTTTATTGTCTTGCTCAGTGCACGCCGGATCTGTCGCCGGAAGATTGTAGAAGCTGTTTGGATGGTTTGATCAATTCGAACCTTCCTGAGTGCTGTGCAGGAAAGCAAGGAGGGAGGATTCTGTACCCTAATTGCAATATTCGGTTTGAGATTTACCCTTTCTATCGATCACTTCAACCTGCACCGTCCCCAGCACCATCATCAAATTCCAGAG TTGGTGGTGAAGGTGCCATTTTAGAAGGGTTGCAATTCGATTTCTCTATAATTGAAGCATCCACGAACAACTTTTCTCACCAGAACATGATTGGCAAAGGAGGATTTGGAGAAGTTTACAAG ggTACTCTTCCTGATGGCCGACATGTAGCTATAAAAAGACTCTCTACAAGTTCTAAACAAGGTGTGGTTGAGTTCAAGAATGAAATTTTGCTGATAGCGAAGCTTCAACACAGGAATCTAGTATCTTTTATGGGCTTTTGTATAGAAGAACAAGAGAAAATACTACTTTACGAATACGTGCCAAATGGAAGTCTTGATTGCTTTTTATTTG ATGGTGGTCAACAACAAAAGTTAAGCTGGGATCAACGTTATAAAATTATCGGAGGAACTGCTCTTGGAAttctttatttacatgaatattCACGACTTAAAGTTATACATCGTGATTTAAAACCGAGTAATATTTTACTGgataaaaatatgaatgcaaaaatttcagattttggtATGGCTAGAATAGTCGACATTGATCAAGACAGAGGAGAAACAAATAGAATTGTTGGTACATA TGGTTATATGTCTCCAGAATATGCAATGCTTGGACAATTTTCAGAAAAATCAGACGTTTTTAGTTTTGGAGTAATAATTCTAGAAATTGTTACCGGACAAAAGAATGCAAATTCTTATACTTCAAATCGTGTTGCAGAAAGTCTTTTAAATTAT GTTTGGAAACAATGGAGGAATGGAACACCATTAAGCATATTGGATCCAAAAATAAAGGAAGATTATAACCAGGTGGAAGTTATAAAATGCATTCAAATTGGTTTATTATGCGTTCAAGAAAACCCAAATTCTAGACCTACAATGGGGACAATAGTTTCATATCTTAATAATCATTCTCTTGATTTGCCATCTCCACAAGAACCAGCATTTTTCTTGCATGGTGGTTTCATGGATCCAAAAACAGTTGCACAAGAATCAAGTTCTAGTCATCAATCTGGCAAAAGTTCAACAACCTTCTCTATAAATGAAATGTCAATAAGTAAATTTCATCCTCGATAA
- the LOC112775284 gene encoding cysteine-rich receptor-like protein kinase 25 isoform X1, giving the protein MASFNVLFFVLISILNFSSITTKAEDTHFLYQVCSKYRFTPINTTYQNNLRTLLSSLSSKATHNTEFYNNTVTGKTPADTVYGLYMCRGDIPSELCGECVGNASQRLSTNTECSLSIAAVMWYDECMVRYSNTSFFSRVTVAPGYPGYALSSPTNMTDQQSFNRLLYRTLNQTADEAANAPIGAKKFATKEAAISIFQNLYCLAQCTPDLSPEDCRSCLDGLINSNLPECCAGKQGGRILYPNCNIRFEIYPFYRSLQPAPSPAPSSNSRDKRSRSRTIILIVVPIAIVALLFTLCCYLLRRRQKKNSKTILRENFGGEGAILEGLQFDFSIIEASTNNFSHQNMIGKGGFGEVYKGTLPDGRHVAIKRLSTSSKQGVVEFKNEILLIAKLQHRNLVSFMGFCIEEQEKILLYEYVPNGSLDCFLFDGGQQQKLSWDQRYKIIGGTALGILYLHEYSRLKVIHRDLKPSNILLDKNMNAKISDFGMARIVDIDQDRGETNRIVGTYGYMSPEYAMLGQFSEKSDVFSFGVIILEIVTGQKNANSYTSNRVAESLLNYVWKQWRNGTPLSILDPKIKEDYNQVEVIKCIQIGLLCVQENPNSRPTMGTIVSYLNNHSLDLPSPQEPAFFLHGGFMDPKTVAQESSSSHQSGKSSTTFSINEMSISKFHPR; this is encoded by the exons atggcttccttcaatgtaTTATTCTTCGTCCTTATTAGCATCCTCAACTTTTCATCAATTACTACAAAAGCAGAGGACACTCATTTTCTCTACCAGGTTTGCTCAAAATACAGATTCACTCCGATCAACACCACCTACCAAAACAACCTCAGGACCCTCCTCTCTTCCTTATCCTCCAAGGCCACCCACAACACCGAATTCTACAACAACACCGTCACCGGAAAAACCCCCGCCGACACAGTCTATGGACTATACATGTGCAGAGGAGACATACCCTCTGAGCTATGCGGCGAGTGCGTGGGAAACGCAAGTCAAAGACTTTCAACAAACACAGAGTGTTCACTCTCCATAGCGGCAGTTATGTGGTACGACGAGTGCATGGTAAGGTACTCAAACACGTCGTTCTTCTCGCGCGTGACGGTGGCGCCTGGCTACCCTGGCTACGCGTTGTCCAGCCCCACCAACATGACAGACCAACAAAGCTTCAACCGTTTATTGTATCGAACCTTGAATCAAACTGCGGACGAAGCGGCCAACGCGCCCATCGGTGCAAAGAAGTTCGCTACAAAGGAAGCTGCGATATCCATATTCCAGAATCTTTATTGTCTTGCTCAGTGCACGCCGGATCTGTCGCCGGAAGATTGTAGAAGCTGTTTGGATGGTTTGATCAATTCGAACCTTCCTGAGTGCTGTGCAGGAAAGCAAGGAGGGAGGATTCTGTACCCTAATTGCAATATTCGGTTTGAGATTTACCCTTTCTATCGATCACTTCAACCTGCACCGTCCCCAGCACCATCATCAAATTCCAGAG ACAAAAGAAGTCGATCACGAACAATTATCCTAATCGTTGTACCCATTGCTATTGTGGCACTGCTTTTCACTTTGTGCTGCTATTTGCTaagaagaagacaaaaaaagaatTCCAAGACTATTCTTAGAGAAAACT TTGGTGGTGAAGGTGCCATTTTAGAAGGGTTGCAATTCGATTTCTCTATAATTGAAGCATCCACGAACAACTTTTCTCACCAGAACATGATTGGCAAAGGAGGATTTGGAGAAGTTTACAAG ggTACTCTTCCTGATGGCCGACATGTAGCTATAAAAAGACTCTCTACAAGTTCTAAACAAGGTGTGGTTGAGTTCAAGAATGAAATTTTGCTGATAGCGAAGCTTCAACACAGGAATCTAGTATCTTTTATGGGCTTTTGTATAGAAGAACAAGAGAAAATACTACTTTACGAATACGTGCCAAATGGAAGTCTTGATTGCTTTTTATTTG ATGGTGGTCAACAACAAAAGTTAAGCTGGGATCAACGTTATAAAATTATCGGAGGAACTGCTCTTGGAAttctttatttacatgaatattCACGACTTAAAGTTATACATCGTGATTTAAAACCGAGTAATATTTTACTGgataaaaatatgaatgcaaaaatttcagattttggtATGGCTAGAATAGTCGACATTGATCAAGACAGAGGAGAAACAAATAGAATTGTTGGTACATA TGGTTATATGTCTCCAGAATATGCAATGCTTGGACAATTTTCAGAAAAATCAGACGTTTTTAGTTTTGGAGTAATAATTCTAGAAATTGTTACCGGACAAAAGAATGCAAATTCTTATACTTCAAATCGTGTTGCAGAAAGTCTTTTAAATTAT GTTTGGAAACAATGGAGGAATGGAACACCATTAAGCATATTGGATCCAAAAATAAAGGAAGATTATAACCAGGTGGAAGTTATAAAATGCATTCAAATTGGTTTATTATGCGTTCAAGAAAACCCAAATTCTAGACCTACAATGGGGACAATAGTTTCATATCTTAATAATCATTCTCTTGATTTGCCATCTCCACAAGAACCAGCATTTTTCTTGCATGGTGGTTTCATGGATCCAAAAACAGTTGCACAAGAATCAAGTTCTAGTCATCAATCTGGCAAAAGTTCAACAACCTTCTCTATAAATGAAATGTCAATAAGTAAATTTCATCCTCGATAA